A window of Platichthys flesus chromosome 23, fPlaFle2.1, whole genome shotgun sequence contains these coding sequences:
- the akap14 gene encoding A-kinase anchor protein 14: protein MVTPASTEQIRNKSLDLNMENLASPSDVCLTAESARLVKILLKRRTVAGDQEGSPVTRRVDWVSSEDFTVDEGERQIGEYIRSWELPPRWLHSLYFLCTTEEQRHTFHHYQARFSGPTADRPIQGTASVYFVMCESKVEARDQAVQVGFLVESNKLVHTPGATRFTEKWLAEVIESKTALRHATDAP, encoded by the coding sequence ATGGTGACACCAGCTTCCACAGAGCAGATCAGAAATAAGTCGCTGGATCTGAATATGGAAAACCTCGCATCGCCGTCCGATGTGTGTCTCACAGCAGAGTCAGCTCGGCTTGTGAAAATCCTTCTGAAGAGACGCACCGTCGCCGGGGACCAGGAGGGAAGCCCCGTGACGAGGAGGGTGGACTGGGTGTCGAGCGAGGACTTCACGGTCGACGAGGGGGAGCGACAGATCGGGGAGTACATCCGATCCTGGGAGCTGCCGCCCCGCTGGCTCCACAGCCTGTACTTCCTCTGCACGACCGAGGAGCAGCGGCACACCTTCCACCACTACCAGGCCCGCTTCAGCGGCCCGACGGCGGACAGGCCGATCCAGGGGACGGCTTCCGTCTACTTCGTCATGTGCGAGTCTAAGGTCGAAGCCCGGGATCAGGCCGTGCAAGTGGGCTTCTTGGTGGAGTCGAACAAGCTGGTGCACACGCCCGGAGCCACCCGGTTCACAGAGAAGTGGCTGGCGGAGGTGATCGAGAGCAAGACTGCCCTGCGACATGCGACAGATGCACCTTGA
- the pnpla8 gene encoding calcium-independent phospholipase A2-gamma yields the protein MSRIRTTLDSVTKAVGSTDLISKFSRLKPGGVAVGSTNAEKAEPVMKEQDGGEKNTAEEELDKQSHQVIEGPFVATNKSASGLAKVSAPGSSTTGAKPSTQLFHPTGLSTNMDETYNTLAQHINSYFGTNTQGEDEEHTPVQQDRGGDVPVSEPVPHPAPRRTGEHTLILSPVAEAKNIEPLTTSPSEKHSPPVGVHSSDTPATENIAQPIPVPTTSAKKGFTRYLSYPRPSVQAFVGNYIAPLVPKFRSESKSAAAEKEKAAAVAVGEPAAEKREEKTDVEEKTEERKQELLTQRQKIIARVSVDNRTRTLVKGLQRVTDAKLLTNRVEELSHHLQEFPETRGVAIKASALPCLLRLRQARDLPLQSAVREALALVGYTEPVKGRGIRVLAIDGGGTRGLLALQTLRKLQDMTGKPVHQLFDYICGVSTGAILAFMLAMYRIPLDECEELYRKLGSDVFKQNVIVGTVKMGWSHAFYDSEIWENILKERMGEGHMIETARDPDCPKVSAVSTIVNRGLPLKAYVFRNYRLMPGVRSHYLGDCQHKMWQAIRASSAAPGYFQEFVLGKDLHQDGGLLINNPTALAIHECKCLWPNTPLQCVLSLGTGRHETAGKNNTTYTSLKTKLSHVISSATDTEEVHTMLDALLPPDTYFRFNPYMSEDIPLNESRSEKLNFLKGEGERYLERNEAKLRKAASVLCQEKGTIQRLAEWAKLKTDMYEGLPFISKL from the exons ATGTCTCGGATCAGGACCACGCTGGACAGCGTAACCAAGGCAGTAGGCAGCACCGACCTCATCTCCAAGTTCTCCCGCCTCAAGCCTGGTGGCGTCGCAGTCGGTAGCACCAATGCGGAAAAAGCCGAACCCGTTATGAAAGAGCAGGACGGAGGTGAgaagaacacagcagaggaagagtTGGACAAGCAAAGTCACCAAGTCATAGAAGGTCCTTTTGTTGCCACCAATAAGTCAGCATCCGGTTTAGCTAAAGTGTCTGCCCCAGGCTCGTCCACCACTGGGGCCAAACCATCTACGCAGCTGTTTCACCCGACTGGTCTTTCAACCAACATGGACGAGACCTACAACACTCTGGCGCAGCACATCAATAGTTACTTTGGCAccaacacacagggagaggatgaagaacacaCACCAGTGCAGCAGGACAGAGGAGGCGATGTTCCCGTCTCCGAGCCTGTTCCTCACCCTGCCCCTCGGAGAACAGGGGAACACACTCTTATTTTGTCTCCGGTGGCGGAGGCCAAGAACATTGAACCACTAACTACCTCTCCATCAGAAAAGCACAGTCCACCAGTGGGGGTGCACTCCTCTGACACCCCTGCAACAGAAAACATAGCTCAACCCATCCCAGTGCCAACTACCTCTGCTAAAAAGGGCTTCACCCGCTACCTGTCCTACCCTCGGCCCAGCGTTCAGGCTTTTGTTGGCAACTACATTGCACCACTGGTCCCAAAATTTAGAAGTGAGTCCAAAAGCGCTGCAGCCGAGAAAGAAAAGGCTGCGGCAGTCGCTGTGGGAGAACCCGCTgctgagaaaagagaggagaagacagatgTTGAGGAGAAAACGGAGGAAAGGAAGCAGGAGCTGTTGACTCAGAGGCAGAAG ATAATTGCCAGGGTTAGTGTAGACAACAGGACCAGAACTCTGGTGAAAGGCCTGCAGAGGGTCACGGACGCCAAACTCCTTACCAATCGCGTGGAGGAACTCAGCCATCATCTCCAGGAGTTCCCGGAGACACGAGGTGTAGCTATCAAG GCGAGTGCGTTGCCCTGCCTGCTGCGATTGCGCCAGGCCAGAGACCTTCCTCTCCAGTCTGCTGTGAGAGAAGCTCTGGCTCTGGTCGGCTACACAGAACCAGTCAAAGGCAGAGGAATCAGAGTCCTGGCCATCGATGGAGGAGGGACCAG GGGACTGTTGGCACTTCAAACTCTACGTAAATTGCAGGACATGACCGGGAAACCAGTCCACCAGCTCTTCGACTACATCTGTGGAGTCAGCACAG GTGCCATCTTGGCCTTCATGTTGGCCATGTATCGAATCCCCCTAGACGAGTGCGAGGAGCTGTACAGGAAGTTGGGCTCGGATGTGTTCAAGCAGAACGTAATCGTCGGAACCGTCAAGATGGGCTGGAGCCATGCTTTCTACGACAGTGAAATCTGGGAAAACATCCTCAA ggAACGGATGGGTGAGGGGCATATGATTGAGACTGCCAGGGACCCAGACTGCCCAAAA GTGTCAGCAGTGAGCACCATTGTTAACAGGGGATTACCTCTGAAGGCCTATGTGTTCAGGAACTACAGACTCATGCCCGGAGTGAGGTCCCACTACCTTGGAGACTGCCAACACAAAATGTGGCAGGCCATCAGGGCCTCGTCCGCTGCTCCGGGCTACTTCCAGGAATTTGTCCTGGGAAAAGACCTTCACCAG gATGGAGGACTCTTGATTAACAACCCCACAGCGTTGGCCATCCACGAGTGCAAGTGTCTGTGGCCCAACACGCCTCTGCAGTGCGTGTTGTCTCTGGGCACCGGACGCCACGAGACGGCGGGCAAGAACAACACGACCTACACCAGCCTGAAGACCAAGCTGTCCCACGTCATCAGCAGCGCCACAGATACAGAGG AGGTGCACACCATGCTGGACGCCCTCCTGCCCCCAGACACCTACTTCCGCTTCAACCCCTACATGAGCGAGGACATCCCGTTGAACGAGAGCCGCAGCGAGAAGCTGAACTTCCTCAAGGGGGAGGGCGAGCGCTACCTGGAGAGAAACGAGGCCAAGCTGAGGAAGGCGGCGAGCGTGCTCTGCCAGGAGAAGGGCACTATCCAGAGGCTGGCCGAGTGGGCCAAGCTGAAAACCGACATGTACGAGGGTCTGCCCTTCATCTCCAAGCTGTAG